A single genomic interval of Stieleria maiorica harbors:
- a CDS encoding alkaline phosphatase D family protein: MWNTRLATLLAIVPALVLAVVARSEEATPITRVVFGSCIKQEQPAPIFNAMAAEDADVVLFTGDNIYADTDDMRVMHDKYQTLSQMPGFSSLIDSASVLATWDDHDFGVNDGGAAFPKRAESQKQFLDFWGVSEQSPRRNREGVYHAETFGTEGQRLQVILLDTRYFRSPLKTGARRVGGPYYPDGDASKTMLGADQWQWLEEQLRRPAEIRLIVSSIQFIAQDAGQECWANLPLERARMLNLIRETKAKGVVFISGDRHWSEISALRDQSAYPIHDITCSSLNQLHKRGTPTENRHRISDTTYHRENYGRLTINWESEDPKLAFQICDINGKPVIELPLHLSGLSK; encoded by the coding sequence ATGTGGAACACACGCCTCGCAACACTTCTGGCCATCGTCCCGGCGCTAGTGCTAGCCGTTGTCGCAAGATCCGAAGAGGCGACGCCGATCACCCGCGTCGTGTTTGGATCGTGCATCAAGCAAGAACAACCTGCACCGATCTTCAACGCCATGGCGGCCGAGGACGCGGACGTTGTTCTGTTCACCGGGGATAATATTTACGCCGACACCGATGACATGCGCGTGATGCATGACAAGTATCAAACGCTGTCGCAAATGCCCGGCTTTTCGTCTCTGATTGATTCAGCCAGCGTCCTGGCGACCTGGGACGATCACGATTTTGGTGTCAACGATGGCGGCGCGGCGTTTCCCAAACGCGCCGAGTCGCAGAAACAGTTCCTCGATTTCTGGGGTGTTTCCGAACAGTCACCCCGTCGAAATCGTGAAGGCGTCTACCACGCGGAAACCTTCGGCACGGAGGGGCAGCGATTGCAAGTCATCCTGCTGGACACGCGTTACTTTCGTTCGCCGCTGAAGACCGGCGCGCGTCGCGTCGGCGGTCCTTATTACCCGGATGGCGACGCCAGCAAGACGATGCTCGGGGCTGACCAGTGGCAATGGCTCGAAGAACAACTTCGCCGGCCCGCTGAAATCCGGTTGATCGTTTCCAGCATTCAATTCATCGCCCAGGACGCCGGCCAAGAATGTTGGGCGAATCTGCCGCTCGAACGAGCCCGCATGCTAAACCTGATCCGCGAAACCAAAGCCAAGGGTGTCGTCTTCATCAGCGGCGATCGCCACTGGTCGGAGATCTCGGCCCTCCGCGATCAATCGGCATATCCGATCCACGACATCACCTGCAGCAGTCTGAATCAGCTGCACAAGCGGGGGACGCCCACCGAAAATCGCCACCGGATTAGCGACACGACCTACCACCGCGAGAACTATGGACGGTTGACGATCAACTGGGAATCGGAGGATCCGAAGTTGGCGTTTCAGATCTGCGACATCAATGGAAAACCTGTCATCGAACTGCCGCTGCACCTGTCCGGTCTGTCCAAATAG
- a CDS encoding DUF1553 domain-containing protein produces the protein MPRRVVLSAVALFAATCIAVAASPSHANEPESSEQEKFFENSVRPLLVQHCVECHGPDDQSGELRLDRQVHFQRGGGSGPVVVAGDPDASRLIRAIGYQDNALQMPPDSKLPDEAIDVLSQWVREGAYWPAETTPSPEPSAVMTPAEQIEDQRQSHWAYQPITAKEPPSLDELSKRVPADQFASWGGTAMTQIDRFVLARMAEADVPPNPRADRRTLIHRAYYTLLGLPPTYEQVQAFVQDDAPDAFAKLVDRLLESPHYGERWARHWLDIARYGDTKGYLPGNQETRYPYAFTYRDYVIDAFNDDKPFDQFIVEQLAADQLGVDGEDRTALAAMGFLTVGRRFMNRQHDIIDDQIDVVTRGFLGMSVACARCHDHKYDAIPTADYYSLYGVFASSEEPGTLPLLGEPKPSPEYDAFLKAKAEKQKEVDDWVEERRQAIENELRTRVADYLVYIAKSLPQYSDGKVPPQGKRGALRLPAARRWQQYLVNPAESPHPVWSLLRQLAALPPEEFAEKSGAIYDQAATDADAAAENETADAIPQRLLDALKQAQPQSLPEAAQVFGDVLEAVHAQWSEARKADETLERLPNAEDEALRMVLWTADAPTSLDTAQAVAHLDQAERGRHNQLINGVNGVSVTHPGAPPRGMVLVDKAKAVEPVIFRRGVPGNRGDRVPRRFLQVLSHVDGGQPFQNGSGRLELARAIADVDNPLTPRVIVNRVWQHQFGDGLVRTASDFGIRGELPTHPELLDHLAAKFVADGWSIKQLQRQIMLSATWQQSSRTRAEAMEQDPENRLLWHMPRRRMDFEPFRDRLLFASGRLDDSVGGRSVMIHQDATRRALYAYIDREDLPGLLASFDLPSPDASQAKRAKTTVPQQALFLMNSGFVIEQAKALAARSGSDVDDEARPRIVRLYRFALARDPENAEIEAALDFVTQRPGSQQPDSQQPDSTLDPWVQLSQVLLLSNEFAFVD, from the coding sequence TTGCCGCGCCGCGTTGTCTTGTCGGCGGTCGCGTTGTTTGCCGCGACCTGTATCGCCGTCGCCGCGTCGCCGAGCCACGCGAATGAACCTGAGTCGTCCGAGCAAGAGAAGTTTTTTGAAAACTCAGTGCGTCCCTTGTTGGTGCAGCATTGCGTCGAGTGTCACGGTCCGGATGACCAGTCGGGCGAATTGCGTTTGGATCGGCAAGTCCATTTTCAACGCGGCGGGGGCAGTGGGCCGGTCGTCGTGGCCGGTGACCCAGACGCAAGTCGGCTGATCCGGGCGATCGGATACCAAGACAACGCACTGCAAATGCCGCCGGACAGCAAATTGCCCGACGAAGCGATCGACGTCTTGTCGCAATGGGTTCGCGAGGGAGCGTATTGGCCGGCCGAGACGACACCATCGCCCGAACCGTCGGCCGTGATGACGCCGGCCGAGCAAATCGAAGACCAACGCCAATCGCATTGGGCCTATCAACCGATCACGGCCAAAGAACCGCCGTCGCTTGACGAGTTGTCGAAGCGCGTCCCCGCGGACCAATTCGCATCCTGGGGCGGCACCGCCATGACGCAAATCGACCGCTTTGTGCTCGCCCGGATGGCCGAAGCCGACGTGCCGCCCAACCCACGGGCCGATCGTCGCACGCTGATCCATCGTGCCTATTACACGTTGCTCGGTTTGCCGCCGACGTATGAGCAAGTCCAAGCCTTTGTGCAAGATGACGCTCCCGACGCTTTCGCCAAACTGGTCGATCGACTGTTGGAAAGCCCGCACTACGGAGAACGCTGGGCACGGCACTGGCTGGACATCGCACGCTACGGCGACACCAAAGGCTATTTGCCCGGAAACCAAGAAACGCGATACCCCTATGCGTTCACGTATCGAGACTACGTGATCGATGCGTTCAACGACGACAAGCCGTTTGACCAATTCATCGTCGAGCAACTTGCCGCCGACCAACTGGGTGTGGACGGCGAGGACCGAACAGCGCTGGCCGCCATGGGTTTTTTGACCGTCGGCAGGCGTTTCATGAATCGCCAGCACGACATCATTGACGACCAAATCGATGTCGTCACACGCGGATTTTTGGGGATGAGTGTGGCTTGCGCCCGATGCCACGATCACAAATACGATGCGATCCCGACGGCCGACTACTATTCGCTGTACGGCGTGTTCGCCAGCTCGGAAGAACCGGGCACCCTGCCGCTGCTCGGCGAACCGAAACCGTCACCCGAGTACGACGCCTTCCTGAAAGCAAAAGCGGAGAAGCAAAAGGAGGTCGACGATTGGGTCGAGGAGCGTCGGCAAGCCATCGAAAACGAACTGCGAACACGGGTCGCTGACTATCTGGTCTACATCGCCAAGTCGCTGCCCCAATACAGCGATGGTAAGGTGCCTCCCCAAGGAAAACGAGGTGCGTTGCGATTGCCTGCCGCACGGCGTTGGCAACAATACCTGGTCAATCCCGCCGAATCTCCCCATCCCGTTTGGAGTCTGCTTCGCCAATTGGCCGCACTGCCGCCGGAAGAGTTCGCCGAAAAGTCCGGTGCGATCTACGATCAGGCCGCCACTGATGCCGATGCGGCAGCAGAGAACGAAACGGCGGACGCGATTCCCCAGCGTTTGCTCGATGCGTTGAAGCAGGCGCAACCACAATCGCTACCCGAGGCGGCGCAGGTCTTCGGCGACGTCCTGGAAGCGGTCCATGCCCAGTGGAGCGAAGCTCGCAAGGCCGACGAAACACTGGAACGTTTGCCGAATGCGGAGGACGAAGCACTGCGGATGGTCTTATGGACCGCCGACGCACCGACTTCGCTGGACACCGCCCAAGCGGTCGCCCATTTGGATCAGGCCGAACGCGGCAGACACAATCAATTGATCAACGGCGTCAATGGAGTTAGCGTCACCCATCCGGGGGCGCCCCCGCGCGGGATGGTGTTGGTCGACAAGGCCAAAGCGGTCGAGCCGGTGATCTTTCGACGTGGTGTACCGGGAAATCGCGGTGACCGCGTACCGCGACGGTTCCTACAAGTCTTGTCGCACGTCGACGGAGGCCAACCCTTTCAAAACGGCAGCGGCCGTTTGGAATTGGCCCGCGCCATCGCCGACGTCGACAACCCCCTGACACCGCGAGTGATCGTCAACCGCGTGTGGCAACACCAGTTCGGTGACGGGCTGGTGCGAACGGCCAGTGACTTCGGCATTCGCGGCGAACTGCCGACGCATCCAGAATTGTTAGATCATCTGGCCGCGAAATTCGTCGCCGATGGTTGGTCCATCAAACAGCTGCAACGGCAAATCATGCTGTCGGCGACCTGGCAACAGTCCAGCCGAACGCGGGCCGAGGCGATGGAGCAAGATCCAGAGAATCGTTTGTTGTGGCACATGCCGCGGCGCAGAATGGACTTCGAACCGTTCCGCGACCGCTTGTTGTTCGCCTCCGGACGCCTGGACGATTCCGTCGGCGGTCGGTCGGTCATGATCCACCAGGATGCGACCCGCCGTGCCCTGTACGCCTACATCGACCGAGAAGATCTGCCTGGGCTGCTGGCCAGTTTTGACCTTCCCAGTCCCGATGCCAGCCAAGCCAAACGCGCCAAAACCACAGTTCCCCAACAAGCCCTGTTCCTGATGAATTCTGGATTTGTCATCGAACAGGCCAAGGCGTTGGCGGCGCGAAGTGGTTCCGATGTGGACGATGAAGCACGGCCGCGGATCGTCCGCTTGTACCGATTCGCTTTGGCGCGCGACCCGGAAAATGCGGAAATCGAAGCGGCGCTCGACTTTGTCACCCAGCGTCCCGGAAGCCAACAGCCGGACAGCCAACAGCCGGACAGCACGCTCGACCCTTGGGTTCAGCTCTCCCAAGTGCTGCTGTTGAGCAATGAATTTGCCTTTGTCGATTAA
- a CDS encoding N,N-dimethylformamidase beta subunit family domain-containing protein, translated as MTLRLIIVAMMVFGVGYRGHADQMPPAAPYVFGYTDQLSYVAGDTVAFHLSSSEPNVEVTISRVGAQTETVHRELGITCAAHPIPDRASSDGCGWPAAWTFTIPDAWRSGYYEVAISTGGDDPAKGSAFFVVRSSESQSKSTILLQLSTNTYNAYTNWGGHSLYSYHDRDGLQGHQVSFDRPINSQFGNWELPFVRWAETNGYTIDYAVNSDLEFHPEILKHYRLVLSVGHDEYWSSPMRDSLEQFIRDGGNVAFFSGNTCCWQVRSGNEGRTLTSWKQTPNMDPLYRTGDHRLLSTAWSHHLVGRPENELTGVGFLWGGYHRSHGQFMDGSAAFTVHRPDHWLFRGTGLKRGDAFGGNDSIVGYECDGCEMKWVDGLPVPTHADGTPESFQILGTCEARWAPGDSYWYDRFPTDRVGAAVLGVYTSENGGTVVTAGTTDWAHGLRGGDRAVIQITKNVLDRLKQ; from the coding sequence ATGACGTTGCGATTGATCATTGTGGCGATGATGGTATTTGGTGTGGGCTACCGAGGTCACGCGGACCAGATGCCGCCTGCGGCTCCCTACGTGTTCGGTTACACCGATCAACTCAGCTACGTCGCCGGGGACACGGTCGCGTTTCACCTGTCGTCCAGCGAGCCGAACGTGGAAGTGACGATCTCGCGCGTCGGTGCCCAGACAGAAACGGTCCATCGTGAACTTGGGATCACTTGTGCGGCACACCCGATTCCCGATCGCGCGTCGTCGGATGGATGTGGCTGGCCCGCGGCTTGGACGTTCACAATTCCTGACGCATGGAGGAGCGGCTATTACGAGGTCGCGATCAGCACCGGCGGGGACGATCCCGCCAAAGGATCGGCGTTTTTTGTGGTTCGATCGAGTGAATCGCAATCGAAGTCGACCATCCTGTTGCAATTGTCAACCAACACCTACAACGCCTACACCAATTGGGGCGGCCACAGCCTGTACAGCTACCACGACCGCGACGGTCTGCAGGGGCATCAGGTCTCGTTTGACCGCCCGATCAATTCACAATTCGGGAATTGGGAACTGCCCTTTGTGCGATGGGCCGAAACGAACGGTTACACGATCGACTATGCCGTCAACAGTGACCTGGAGTTCCACCCCGAGATCTTGAAGCACTACCGCTTGGTGCTAAGCGTCGGACATGATGAATACTGGTCGTCGCCGATGCGTGATTCCTTGGAACAGTTCATCCGCGACGGCGGCAATGTCGCATTCTTTAGCGGGAATACCTGCTGTTGGCAGGTGCGCAGCGGTAACGAGGGCCGAACGCTAACGTCTTGGAAGCAGACACCGAACATGGATCCGTTGTATCGGACAGGGGACCACCGTTTGCTGAGCACCGCGTGGAGCCATCATCTGGTCGGACGCCCGGAGAATGAACTGACCGGCGTCGGATTTCTGTGGGGCGGGTACCATCGAAGCCACGGTCAGTTCATGGACGGATCGGCGGCGTTCACCGTTCATCGTCCCGACCATTGGTTGTTTCGCGGAACGGGGTTAAAGCGAGGTGACGCGTTCGGTGGAAACGACAGCATCGTCGGATACGAGTGTGACGGATGCGAGATGAAGTGGGTCGATGGGCTTCCCGTTCCCACGCACGCCGATGGCACTCCGGAGAGCTTTCAGATTTTGGGAACGTGTGAAGCTCGTTGGGCGCCCGGTGACAGCTACTGGTACGACCGCTTTCCCACCGACCGCGTCGGGGCGGCGGTGTTGGGCGTCTACACGTCCGAAAACGGTGGAACGGTGGTGACCGCCGGGACGACCGATTGGGCCCACGGGCTGCGTGGCGGCGACCGAGCCGTGATCCAAATCACCAAGAATGTGCTCGATCGGCTGAAACAGTAA
- a CDS encoding DUF1501 domain-containing protein → MSNPVSALNRCPTTRREFLRRSGIGLGTLGLAGVMADDSSRRLLAAGATNPMSPKTPHFAPKAKAVIHLFLNGGPSQVDTFDPKPALDQYHGKSIPLDLRTERETGAAYRSPFKFEKYGQSGIEVSELFSHVGEMIDDVCVVRSMHADVPNHEPSLMLMNCGNGQLVRPSVGSWVTYGLGSENQNLPGFIAMCPSGYPIKGAENWQAGFLPGAYQGTYIDSKHQEIEKLIANIRNAAGLPRDEQRRQLDLLQTLNRRHQQARQQDAELESRVQSFELAYRMQIEATDAFDISREPQSIREMYGDSVQARQILIARRLVERGVRYIQLWHGAGQPWDSHDKIEDNHRRLAGECSQAIGALLKDLKQRSLLQDTLVIWGGEFGRTPTVELPKPGANAGTNSGRDHNHYGFTMWMAGGGVKGGHVHGATDEFGFQAVEDRVHVHDLHATIMHLLGFDHERLTYRYAGRDFRLTDVHGNVVHDIIA, encoded by the coding sequence ATGTCAAATCCCGTTTCCGCTCTCAACCGATGCCCCACCACCCGTCGTGAATTCCTGCGTCGCAGCGGGATCGGACTCGGGACGCTGGGATTGGCCGGTGTGATGGCCGACGACAGCTCACGCCGGCTTTTGGCCGCCGGTGCGACCAACCCGATGTCGCCCAAAACGCCGCACTTTGCCCCCAAGGCGAAGGCGGTGATTCATTTGTTCCTGAACGGCGGACCGTCGCAAGTCGATACGTTCGACCCCAAACCGGCACTGGATCAATACCACGGCAAATCAATCCCGCTGGATCTGCGCACCGAACGCGAAACCGGCGCGGCCTATCGGTCGCCGTTCAAATTCGAAAAGTACGGCCAAAGCGGCATCGAAGTCAGCGAGCTGTTTTCCCACGTGGGCGAAATGATCGATGACGTCTGTGTCGTCCGGTCCATGCATGCCGATGTTCCCAATCATGAACCGTCGCTGATGCTGATGAACTGCGGCAACGGCCAACTGGTCCGCCCCTCGGTCGGATCCTGGGTGACGTATGGGCTGGGGAGTGAAAACCAGAATCTCCCCGGCTTCATCGCGATGTGCCCTAGCGGTTACCCGATCAAGGGAGCCGAAAACTGGCAAGCCGGTTTCCTGCCCGGCGCCTACCAAGGGACCTACATCGACAGCAAACATCAAGAAATCGAAAAGCTGATCGCCAACATCCGCAACGCCGCCGGGCTGCCTCGTGATGAACAACGGCGTCAATTAGATCTATTGCAAACGTTGAATCGCCGGCACCAGCAAGCGCGCCAACAGGACGCGGAACTGGAATCGCGGGTACAGAGTTTCGAACTCGCCTATCGGATGCAAATCGAGGCGACCGACGCGTTCGACATCAGCCGCGAACCACAATCGATTCGTGAGATGTACGGCGATTCGGTCCAAGCCAGACAGATCTTGATCGCCCGTCGGTTGGTCGAACGCGGTGTGCGATACATCCAGCTTTGGCATGGCGCGGGCCAACCGTGGGACAGCCATGACAAGATCGAAGACAACCATCGCCGGCTCGCCGGCGAGTGCTCGCAAGCGATCGGTGCGTTGCTGAAAGACTTGAAACAACGCTCGCTGTTGCAGGACACGCTGGTGATCTGGGGCGGTGAATTCGGGCGCACGCCGACGGTCGAGCTGCCCAAGCCGGGAGCCAATGCCGGCACCAACAGCGGTCGCGATCACAACCATTACGGATTCACAATGTGGATGGCCGGCGGCGGTGTGAAGGGGGGCCATGTGCACGGGGCGACCGATGAATTCGGTTTCCAGGCAGTGGAGGACCGCGTGCATGTGCATGACTTGCACGCCACGATCATGCACCTGCTGGGATTCGACCACGAACGATTGACCTACCGCTATGCCGGCCGCGATTTTCGCCTGACCGACGTCCACGGCAATGTGGTCCACGACATCATCGCGTAA
- a CDS encoding DUF3592 domain-containing protein encodes MSSSTESLAESLSELLARNVAVDHQEACERDGLNLIIADISYRSSDPDSRSTQWIRETVAVPQEPIDLPQFAMFPHFKGIIGAVFSAIGGMNDVNFDDSPEFSADYLLHAWNEKAVRVLFTLEIRDYFAQHPGWSIRGDRNHIAIFNHNAVCKSDERESFVSDAAEIFRLFQSGEAELDRHPEITRETQVQDAMAAAENMGGIAGRILRKELNRIALSSAEVQSFLAQPIPRLEIPSGLQRQVIADLKMLIAMGVVFCIVGVVVPVLCFVTLQGNDRLLAVPFAGTFLLAGGLMLFFSLRHGRRKHRLLRQGTLHSGRIERVERTDTEVNGRRRYVLHLSDDFRGKSRKSKANVYAGIERAKSLAEQGTPVRILVDPEDENHALCVDALVISE; translated from the coding sequence ATGAGTTCGTCAACGGAATCACTGGCCGAATCGCTTTCGGAGTTGCTCGCCCGCAACGTCGCCGTTGATCACCAGGAGGCGTGCGAGCGGGACGGGCTGAATCTGATCATCGCCGACATCAGTTATCGATCCAGCGACCCCGATTCACGATCGACGCAGTGGATTCGCGAAACGGTGGCGGTGCCACAGGAACCGATCGATCTGCCCCAATTCGCGATGTTCCCTCACTTCAAAGGGATCATCGGAGCTGTCTTTTCCGCGATCGGGGGGATGAATGACGTGAACTTCGATGATTCACCCGAGTTCTCGGCCGACTACCTGCTGCACGCCTGGAATGAAAAAGCCGTCCGGGTATTGTTCACTCTGGAGATCCGCGACTATTTCGCCCAGCATCCGGGCTGGAGCATCCGAGGGGATCGGAATCACATCGCGATCTTCAATCACAATGCGGTGTGCAAGAGCGACGAAAGGGAGTCCTTCGTCAGCGATGCGGCCGAGATCTTTCGGCTGTTTCAATCGGGCGAGGCCGAATTGGATCGTCATCCGGAAATCACCCGAGAAACCCAAGTTCAAGACGCCATGGCGGCGGCCGAGAACATGGGAGGCATTGCGGGGCGGATCCTCCGCAAGGAACTGAACCGAATCGCGCTTTCCAGCGCTGAAGTGCAGTCGTTTCTCGCACAGCCGATTCCGCGGTTGGAAATTCCCAGCGGGTTGCAACGTCAAGTCATCGCGGACTTGAAAATGTTGATCGCGATGGGGGTTGTGTTTTGCATCGTCGGCGTCGTCGTTCCGGTGCTGTGTTTTGTGACACTGCAAGGCAACGACCGCCTGCTCGCGGTCCCCTTTGCGGGAACATTTTTACTGGCCGGAGGGCTGATGCTGTTCTTTTCCCTTCGACACGGGCGCCGCAAACACCGACTGTTGCGTCAGGGGACGCTTCATTCCGGACGCATCGAACGCGTCGAGCGGACCGACACGGAAGTCAACGGAAGACGCCGCTACGTGTTGCACTTGAGCGATGACTTTCGGGGCAAGTCACGCAAGTCGAAGGCGAATGTGTATGCGGGAATCGAGCGTGCGAAGTCGCTGGCCGAACAAGGCACGCCGGTTCGCATTCTGGTCGATCCCGAAGACGAGAACCATGCGTTGTGCGTCGACGCGCTGGTAATCAGCGAGTAA